The following proteins are encoded in a genomic region of Limosilactobacillus reuteri subsp. reuteri:
- a CDS encoding MFS transporter: MNTNTKKISAKVIAAIVATGLMSFCGVIVETSMNVTFSILMREFSITTNQVQWMTSIYLLLVAIIVPLSAILKSSYRTKTLFTVASLFFIGGIIIDALAPSFWLLLVGRAIQGIGTGIALPLMFNIIMEQVPTGKIGFMMGIGNLITGVAPAIGPTFGGIIASKLNWRWVFYLLIPLLIISFLLGEWGITQKSPIEKQQIDIFSMLMIVFMFCGFVTGFSNLGSQPFMTFSVGGALLIGILGMGLFAWRSLILEEPILQLRLFRNKNFSGHVLGFFLTQLISLGFAFLLPNYIQLVNGNSAMIAGLIVLPAGFAGAIFAPLGGRILDKFGARKPILIGTSLCLIALIAFTIYGQHLTSTFIALVYILYMGGMGMCMGCVMTSALTVIGKEKQSQGNAILNTLQQFAGAIGTSLVAMIVAANQSHLNVVRRVSTAIGTQEAFGMLTVFCIIIWISYYRSVKK; encoded by the coding sequence ATGAATACGAATACTAAAAAAATTTCCGCAAAGGTTATTGCAGCGATTGTGGCAACTGGATTAATGTCATTTTGTGGGGTAATAGTTGAAACTTCAATGAATGTAACTTTTTCGATCCTAATGCGTGAATTTTCAATTACTACTAATCAGGTTCAATGGATGACTTCCATTTATTTGCTCTTGGTTGCAATCATTGTTCCCTTATCGGCAATTTTAAAAAGTTCTTACCGAACAAAGACACTTTTTACAGTTGCAAGCTTATTTTTTATTGGTGGAATAATTATTGATGCACTGGCACCGTCATTTTGGTTGCTTTTAGTTGGTCGTGCAATTCAGGGGATAGGGACTGGAATTGCATTACCATTGATGTTTAATATCATTATGGAGCAAGTTCCAACAGGTAAAATTGGCTTCATGATGGGAATTGGTAATCTTATTACTGGAGTTGCCCCAGCGATTGGTCCTACTTTTGGTGGAATCATTGCCAGCAAGCTTAACTGGCGGTGGGTGTTTTATTTATTGATTCCACTTTTAATTATTTCATTTTTACTTGGTGAATGGGGAATTACCCAAAAATCACCAATTGAAAAGCAACAAATTGATATTTTTAGCATGTTAATGATTGTCTTCATGTTCTGTGGCTTTGTAACAGGATTTAGTAACCTGGGAAGTCAACCATTCATGACCTTTTCAGTTGGTGGCGCATTGTTAATTGGAATCTTAGGAATGGGCCTTTTTGCTTGGCGTTCGTTAATCCTAGAAGAACCAATTTTACAATTGCGATTGTTTAGAAATAAAAACTTTTCTGGGCATGTTCTTGGTTTCTTTTTAACCCAACTTATTTCTTTAGGGTTTGCGTTCCTTTTACCAAACTATATTCAATTGGTAAATGGTAATAGTGCAATGATAGCTGGCTTGATTGTCCTCCCAGCTGGTTTTGCTGGAGCGATATTTGCACCATTAGGAGGACGAATTTTAGATAAGTTTGGCGCTCGCAAGCCTATTTTGATTGGTACTTCATTATGTCTAATTGCACTTATTGCTTTTACAATCTATGGGCAGCATTTAACAAGTACATTTATTGCGCTTGTTTATATTCTCTATATGGGTGGAATGGGGATGTGCATGGGTTGCGTAATGACAAGTGCACTAACTGTTATTGGTAAAGAAAAGCAATCACAAGGAAATGCAATTCTTAATACCCTTCAGCAATTTGCAGGGGCAATTGGTACTTCATTGGTAGCGATGATTGTAGCTGCTAATCAATCACACTTAAATGTTGTTCGTCGGGTCTCAACAGCAATTGGTACTCAAGAAGCCTTTGGTATGTTAACGGTTTTTTGTATTATAATTTGGATAAGTTACTATCGAAGTGTGAAAAAATAA
- a CDS encoding YigZ family protein, with product MTEPYLTIAKNTTYEQTIKKSRFICSIARVSSEEEAQQFIASIQAVNKKATHNCFAYMIGDNDQIQRESDNGEPSGTAGIPILESLKLAKIHNVVAVVTRYFGGIKLGAGGLIRAYSNTTTEAIHQAGLIQRIKQAILKITVTYALHDPLLYYLKENNLEVAGEEYGVNVETSIYVNETDLKNVKEKLINRFNNQLQITEGDQRFNEIPY from the coding sequence ATGACAGAACCATATTTAACAATTGCTAAAAACACCACTTATGAGCAAACAATTAAAAAATCCCGATTTATTTGCTCGATTGCTCGTGTCTCCTCAGAAGAAGAAGCTCAACAATTTATCGCCAGCATCCAAGCAGTTAACAAAAAAGCTACTCATAATTGCTTCGCATATATGATTGGTGACAATGACCAAATTCAACGAGAAAGTGATAATGGCGAGCCAAGTGGAACTGCGGGAATTCCGATTCTTGAATCACTTAAACTAGCAAAGATCCATAATGTCGTAGCGGTGGTCACCCGTTATTTCGGTGGAATTAAGCTGGGCGCAGGTGGCCTCATCCGGGCATATAGCAATACGACTACTGAAGCAATCCACCAAGCTGGTCTTATCCAGCGGATTAAGCAAGCAATTCTAAAAATCACTGTTACCTACGCTCTTCATGATCCGCTTCTTTACTATCTCAAGGAAAATAATCTTGAGGTCGCCGGTGAAGAGTATGGAGTTAATGTTGAAACCAGTATTTATGTAAACGAAACGGACTTAAAAAATGTCAAAGAGAAGCTCATTAATCGTTTTAACAACCAGCTTCAAATAACTGAAGGCGATCAGCGCTTTAACGAAATTCCATATTAA